The Magnetospirillum sp. WYHS-4 genome contains a region encoding:
- a CDS encoding EAL domain-containing protein, translated as MSRDDLLKAERDRYLAFAFAWADLIVETEGRRVVFASGACEPLLGRRGADLAGQPIEDLVAPADRRMIEEVCDLLERHGRVAETAIRLCGPGGTHPKASLTGHGLSTGAGNRLYLAFRTYLRFPGGLDKEVERHDATGLYRGDRFHNLASARLKSLAASGQQADVALVSVDGLDGLVEGLGAEDREALMATLGMVIRANSLDGDTAAAVAPDRFALLTPKGQGISALERELADLVSAADPDGTVQVSAATVPVGDAGSISESDLAKGLLYTLQKLQSAEGAASLQILASGMSGIVDQTVGQIVTFRKLVAERQFDVALQPIIGLRGGEIHHFEALCRFHALGKDVSPYKVINFAEETGQIHQFDIAMAAKVVDWLGQFPRNNAMYRVAVNVSGYSIGQEAYVDGLFALLAANSWTEGKLSFEVTESSRMSDLDAANTFIQRLRRAGYEVCLDDFGAGAASFQYLASLDVDVVKLDGSAVKNAQKADKGRAFLSALCELCRRLGVDTVAEMVDSRDSLDFVRDCGCDYVQGWLFGKPSTEVKDFLPYQNRELLMRKR; from the coding sequence GTGAGCCGGGACGACCTCCTAAAGGCCGAGCGGGATCGCTACTTGGCCTTTGCCTTCGCCTGGGCCGACCTGATCGTCGAGACCGAGGGGCGTCGGGTGGTTTTCGCGTCGGGTGCCTGCGAGCCCTTGCTTGGGCGGCGCGGCGCCGATCTGGCGGGCCAGCCCATCGAGGATCTGGTGGCTCCGGCCGATCGCCGGATGATCGAGGAGGTCTGCGACCTGTTGGAGCGTCACGGCCGGGTGGCCGAGACGGCTATCCGGCTGTGCGGTCCCGGTGGTACCCATCCCAAGGCGTCGCTGACGGGCCATGGCCTGAGCACCGGGGCCGGCAATCGCCTGTACCTCGCCTTTCGCACCTATCTCCGCTTCCCCGGCGGCCTGGACAAGGAGGTGGAGCGCCACGACGCCACCGGCCTCTATCGCGGCGACCGCTTTCATAATCTGGCATCGGCACGGCTGAAATCCCTGGCGGCGAGCGGCCAGCAGGCGGACGTCGCGCTGGTATCGGTGGACGGCCTGGATGGCCTGGTCGAGGGCCTGGGCGCAGAAGACCGGGAAGCCCTGATGGCCACCCTGGGCATGGTTATTCGGGCCAATTCGCTGGACGGCGATACCGCCGCCGCGGTTGCTCCGGACCGCTTCGCCCTGCTGACTCCCAAGGGCCAGGGCATCTCGGCCCTGGAACGGGAATTGGCCGATCTGGTGTCTGCGGCCGATCCGGACGGCACGGTGCAGGTTTCGGCGGCCACCGTGCCGGTAGGGGACGCGGGCTCGATCAGCGAGTCCGACTTGGCCAAGGGCCTTCTCTATACGCTGCAGAAGCTGCAATCGGCGGAGGGGGCGGCCAGCTTGCAGATACTCGCTTCGGGAATGAGCGGCATCGTCGACCAGACGGTCGGACAGATCGTCACCTTTCGCAAGTTGGTGGCGGAACGCCAGTTCGACGTGGCCCTGCAGCCGATCATCGGGCTGCGCGGTGGCGAGATCCATCATTTCGAGGCGCTTTGCCGCTTCCACGCCCTGGGCAAGGACGTTTCTCCCTATAAGGTCATCAACTTCGCCGAGGAAACCGGCCAGATCCACCAATTCGACATCGCCATGGCGGCCAAGGTGGTGGACTGGCTCGGCCAATTCCCGCGCAACAATGCCATGTACCGGGTCGCGGTCAACGTGTCGGGCTATTCCATCGGGCAGGAGGCCTACGTCGATGGCCTGTTCGCGCTGCTGGCGGCCAATTCCTGGACCGAGGGCAAGCTGAGCTTCGAGGTTACCGAGTCCTCGCGCATGAGCGACCTGGATGCGGCCAACACCTTCATCCAGCGGCTGCGGCGGGCGGGATACGAGGTCTGCCTGGACGACTTCGGGGCCGGGGCGGCCAGCTTCCAGTATCTGGCGAGCCTGGACGTGGATGTGGTCAAACTGGACGGCAGCGCGGTGAAGAACGCGCAGAAGGCCGACAAGGGGCGCGCCTTTCTCTCGGCTCTCTGCGAGCTTTGCCGACGCCTTGGGGTCGACACGGTGGCCGAGATGGTGGACAGCCGCGACTCCCTGGACTTCGTGCGCGACTGTGGCTGCGACTACGTGCAGGGCTGGCTGTTCGGCAAGCCCTCCACCGAGGTCAAGGACTTCCTGCCTTACCAGAATCGCGAACTCCTGATGCGGAAGCGATAG
- a CDS encoding hemerythrin family protein, with protein sequence MSTRVVAWSDDLSVGVRAFDRDHRALTEQLNEIVVAAESGTSPRVLADLVRNLLVGTEEHFRREEAYLHRIGFPEAESHAGEHRRLLSEIGALKEGTATVDERALAFLRHWLIDHIVDFDKTYAAWEKSA encoded by the coding sequence ATGTCGACGCGAGTCGTTGCCTGGTCGGATGATTTGAGCGTCGGCGTACGTGCCTTCGACCGCGACCACCGTGCCCTGACCGAACAACTAAACGAGATCGTGGTGGCGGCGGAAAGTGGCACCTCGCCCCGGGTTCTGGCCGATCTGGTGCGCAATCTTCTGGTCGGCACCGAAGAGCATTTCCGGCGCGAGGAGGCCTATCTACATCGTATCGGCTTTCCCGAGGCGGAATCCCATGCTGGCGAGCACCGCCGCCTGTTGTCGGAAATCGGCGCCTTGAAGGAAGGTACGGCGACTGTCGACGAGAGGGCGCTGGCGTTCCTGCGCCATTGGCTGATCGATCATATCGTCGATTTCGACAAGACCTACGCGGCCTGGGAGAAATCCGCGTGA
- the rplQ gene encoding 50S ribosomal protein L17: MRHGVSGRKLGVKTPHRKSMLSNMTVSLVKHEQITTTLPRAKELKRVADQIITLGKRGGLHCRRQAFALLRDDAAVAKLFGALAERYKERKGGYTRVIKAGFRHGDAAAMAVIELVDRDPAAKGAEDKARAAAAEAAGDAAA; the protein is encoded by the coding sequence ATGCGTCACGGTGTGAGCGGCCGCAAGCTGGGTGTCAAGACGCCCCATCGCAAGTCGATGCTGTCCAATATGACGGTGTCGCTGGTCAAGCACGAGCAGATCACCACCACCCTGCCGCGAGCCAAGGAGCTCAAGCGGGTGGCGGACCAGATAATCACGCTCGGCAAGCGGGGCGGGTTGCACTGCCGCCGCCAGGCCTTCGCCCTGCTGCGTGACGACGCGGCGGTCGCCAAGCTGTTCGGCGCGCTGGCCGAACGCTACAAGGAACGCAAGGGCGGCTATACCCGCGTCATCAAGGCGGGCTTTCGCCACGGCGACGCCGCGGCCATGGCGGTGATCGAACTGGTGGACCGCGATCCGGCCGCCAAGGGCGCCGAGGACAAGGCCCGGGCAGCCGCTGCCGAAGCCGCCGGCGACGCCGCCGCCTGA
- a CDS encoding DNA-directed RNA polymerase subunit alpha: MIQKNWQDLIKPTKLEVIPGADPKRAAKVVAEPLERGFGLTLGNALRRVLLSSLRGAAVTSIQIDGVLHEFSSIPGVREDVTDIVMNIKSMALRMSGEGPKRISLKAEGPGEVKAGMIECGHDIEIMDPDLVLCTLDRGARLSMELTVSSGKGYVPASQNRPDDAPIGLIPVDSIFSPVRKVAYKVDNTRVGQVTDHDKLTLEVVSNGTVTPEDAVALAARILQDQLQLFINFEEPSTLSAEERREDLPFNKNLLRKVDELELSVRSANCLKNDNIIYIGDLVQKTEAEMLRTPNFGRKSLNEIKEVLGDMGLHLGMEIPNWPPDNIEELAKKLEEPY, from the coding sequence GTGATTCAGAAGAACTGGCAGGACTTGATCAAACCCACCAAGCTGGAAGTCATTCCGGGGGCCGATCCCAAGCGGGCGGCCAAGGTGGTGGCGGAGCCGCTCGAGCGCGGGTTCGGTCTGACCCTGGGCAACGCGCTGCGCCGGGTGCTGCTGTCGTCGCTTCGCGGCGCGGCGGTGACGTCGATTCAGATCGACGGCGTGCTGCACGAGTTCTCGTCGATTCCGGGCGTCCGCGAGGACGTCACCGACATCGTCATGAACATCAAGTCCATGGCGCTCCGGATGAGCGGCGAGGGCCCCAAGCGCATTTCGCTGAAGGCTGAAGGTCCGGGCGAAGTCAAGGCCGGCATGATCGAATGCGGCCACGACATCGAGATCATGGACCCGGACTTGGTGCTCTGTACGCTGGACCGCGGCGCCCGCCTTTCGATGGAGCTGACCGTCAGCTCCGGCAAGGGGTACGTGCCGGCCTCCCAGAATCGTCCGGACGACGCGCCCATCGGCCTGATCCCGGTGGACTCGATCTTCTCGCCGGTCCGCAAGGTCGCCTACAAGGTCGACAATACCCGCGTCGGCCAGGTCACCGACCATGACAAACTGACGCTCGAAGTGGTGAGCAACGGCACCGTGACTCCCGAGGACGCCGTGGCTTTGGCCGCGCGCATTCTGCAGGATCAGTTGCAGCTCTTCATCAACTTCGAGGAGCCCTCCACCTTGTCGGCGGAGGAACGGCGCGAGGATCTTCCGTTCAACAAGAATCTGCTGCGCAAGGTCGACGAACTGGAACTGTCCGTCCGGTCGGCCAACTGCCTGAAGAACGACAACATCATCTATATCGGCGACTTGGTGCAGAAGACCGAGGCGGAGATGCTGCGTACGCCGAACTTCGGCCGCAAGTCGCTGAACGAGATCAAGGAGGTGCTGGGCGACATGGGCCTGCATCTCGGCATGGAAATTCCCAATTGGCCCCCCGACAACATCGAGGAACTGGCCAAGAAGCTGGAAGAACCCTACTGA
- the rpsK gene encoding 30S ribosomal protein S11, whose translation MAKAVAQRPRRRERKNIVSGVAHVNATFNNTMITIADAQGNTIAWSSAGNQGFKGSRKSTPYAAQMAAEDAGRKAMEHGMKTLEVEVKGPGAGRESALRALQSVGFNITAIRDVTPVPHNGCRPRKRRRV comes from the coding sequence ATGGCCAAGGCAGTAGCCCAGCGCCCGCGGCGTCGCGAGCGCAAGAATATCGTGTCCGGCGTCGCGCATGTGAACGCGACGTTCAACAACACCATGATTACCATCGCCGATGCCCAAGGCAACACCATCGCCTGGTCTTCGGCCGGCAATCAGGGTTTCAAAGGGTCGCGCAAGTCGACTCCCTATGCCGCCCAGATGGCGGCCGAGGATGCCGGCCGCAAGGCGATGGAACACGGCATGAAGACTTTGGAAGTCGAGGTCAAGGGGCCGGGAGCGGGTCGCGAGTCCGCTTTGCGGGCGCTGCAATCCGTCGGCTTTAACATCACCGCGATCCGCGATGTGACTCCGGTGCCGCACAACGGCTGCCGGCCACGCAAGCGGCGGCGCGTCTGA
- the rpsM gene encoding 30S ribosomal protein S13 — protein MARIAGVNIPTVKRVEIALTYIYGIGPTKAKEICAKVGIPSQRRVNQLTEDEVIRIREVIDKEYQVEGDLRREKAMTIKRLMDLGCYRGLRHRRGLPVRGQRTHTNARTRKGPAKPIAGKKKATK, from the coding sequence TTGGCTCGAATCGCTGGCGTGAACATTCCTACCGTGAAGCGGGTGGAAATTGCGCTGACCTATATCTACGGAATCGGCCCGACCAAGGCGAAGGAGATCTGCGCCAAAGTCGGGATCCCGTCCCAGCGGCGAGTGAACCAACTCACCGAGGACGAGGTGATCCGTATCCGCGAGGTCATCGACAAGGAATATCAAGTGGAGGGCGACCTCCGGCGCGAGAAGGCGATGACCATCAAACGCCTGATGGACCTGGGATGCTACCGTGGTCTGCGGCATCGGCGCGGCTTGCCGGTGCGTGGACAGCGCACGCACACCAATGCCCGGACCCGCAAGGGGCCGGCCAAGCCGATCGCCGGCAAGAAGAAGGCCACCAAGTAG